Genomic window (Alligator mississippiensis isolate rAllMis1 chromosome 4, rAllMis1, whole genome shotgun sequence):
gcaacttgagacctttgcaccttgttctgtcatctgccatcactgagaacagtctagttccatccacttttgaaccccgcttcaggtggttgaaggctgctatcaattccccactcagtcttcccttctctagactaaataagcccagttccctcagcctcataagtcatgtgccccagcccccaaaccatttttcttgccctctgttggactccctccagtttgtccacatcctttctgtagtagggggccccaaaactgaacgcagtactccaaactTCCCAAGCAGGAAGCTTTGCCCCTTCAAGTAGTAGTGCCACATCACATTCCACTTGGATTGTAACATCCCATGTCCTACCCCCCTAATACCGCACCCTCTGTCTCAGTTGTACAATATATATGTGCAGATGCTGTGCTGTTCTCTATCATGTTCTAGATGAGTATCGGAAGAACAAAGCTGTGAATCATTTGAAGAAGAACTTGCAGTACATGATGAATACCCGATTTGTTGCAAACAAAGCCATCACGCAGCAGGCAAGGgtgttttgggggtgtttttttgttAAAGGTCATAAGAAAAGAGGTTgcagtgcccccccctcccccccacacacacacagttcgtTCACTTTGGAGACTGATGTTCTTATGAAGAACGGGACGTGAAAAAAATGACTGAATTCTAGCTTGTTTTCATTGTAGAATTTTTGGGGGGAACTGTGAAATAGCTTAAATATTTCTCTGGTTCCCAAAATGGCCAGTAGTGATCACACAACCCTCCACAAAGCCACCTGTAGGAGTCTGGGAAAAATGGGATACAGGTGATTTTTAGGGGGAGAGGCCTGATAAAACTTAACTGGGCAGGACAAGATAGGTTTTGTTATCTTGATGGTACCTTCGTGAAGCCTGAGTGGTTATAGCATAGCTTGTGTAGCTGCCAAAAGTTTTACAAATCAATATAATACACATAAATACAAGGCTTCCCTCTCAGCATTGTGTGCGTTCTCATTGTCTGTCCTTTCCTCCTTCACTCACTCTAGAGTCCCTTAATAAGTAACCATACTAATGTAGCATATGCAGAAAAAAATCATCTCCACACTTTCCTGTAATGTTCACAaagatataataaaatatatataaaaattggATAATTCAAAAGTTGTCTTTATTGTGTAGCTCTTCTAGTTGTTTGCTGTTGTTTCACATCTGATTTATCTTATTACAGCTtcttgcttgttttctttcctctttctcaaGTTTGCAGCCAACTCCCCTCTTCAGTAACCCccatcccttccttccccccctaaCACGCTTATTTCTCATACTCGATGGTCCCCCTCCCCTTTGTCCAAACCTGTTTTTCATTGTCTTTAGGCCTTCACATCTCTGTAGTAGAATTGGAGAGTATATTTCTCCTgatattttgggggggggagtttaATAATTCAAGGTGCTATACCTTCCTTGCGGTGTGTAGGCTTCCcccctcaataaggtttctttgtCTTGTTGCCAAGTACAGACTAGAGCTGGCTTGGAAACTTCATGATGACACTTAATTTTCATCAGAAAATATGAATTAGTTGAGTTCAAAATATTTCAATCAAAACAGTTTGGCATCAGCCCATTTTAGTGAAAAGGAACTTGAATTGAAAGTAACAGCAGCTGTGAAACTGACAAGACCACCAGCATCACTAAAGAGCTATGGATCTGGGGAGTTTCTGGCTCATCAGCAGTTCAGGAaggtttttgtttgatttggttCCAAAAAATGGAATTTCTTGCAAGCTTGAAACTACTTTTTCCTGTCACCTCCAGAAAAGATGCACAAGAGGGAGAAAACTGTTGCTTTGCTTTGTGAGCACTAGGGAGGAGGCTGTGATTATCAGAGCTGCAAAGGGCATTAGGGTTTGAGCCATGATTAAAACATAGGACTTCCTTTCTCTATCCTATGCTTCCTCCATTCGACTGCTTATGTCCGCTCTACCCTGCAGATAGAAGCCATGTATTTTGTTTTAGTGAAAAAACATCTCTGTTGTATGCAGTAGGCCAGTGACCAAGTGGGCATTCTTAACATCTGGGCACAGCTTTCTGTCCATCTTGGACTTATTCTGTGGTTTCCCTACAAAGAGATGGCCCCATGTTGCCTGGGTTTCAAgaacaccaaaaaaaacccagagaccTGGGCAGCTGAAAAGGAAACTTAATTATATGGATTATTTATGAGAAGTCTGTAAGCTTTCAGTCCTGGCAGTCAGTTTGGTTATCAGGCTCAGCAGCAAAACACTGAGACTAGCTTTGACATCTAATTCTAAAAACCAAGTGGAGTCTGGCTTTCAGTAGCTCTAGtaaagacttttttccccccatagttCTCTACTCAGCAAGCATTCTCAGGACTGAAATAGCCGTGGGTACCGCAGGTCATGTAGAGAGTCACTGGCCATTTAGACTAGGTCTGGGGCTGAATTAGTCATGAGGATTATTATTGGGGTATAATGGCCTGTCTCTTTCTGTCCTTTGAAGGTTCTCACCCACAATCAAGGCAGGAAATCTAAAGACCGTCCTCCAGAGAAGCCAAAGAAGAAATCTGAAAGCACCGTCTTCACTGAAGAAGATTTCCAGAAATTTGAGAAGGAATACTTTGGGAAGGCTTAAGCAGCATGAGAAGAACTTGCCATTTCAGCTTCTCCAAAACTGAGTACTTGGAGCATAGAACTGATCCTGTCCTGTTGCCTGAGGTGGGAAGCAAACAATACCTTTTATTTGGAAACATTTAGATGGCACATCAGCTTGGGAGATCTTGCATCTCTGCAGAGACTTTATAGTGTGGGGTGTGATGCTATAGACTtgagacagcagccctgggaatCATCTTGCCTTAAAAGTCCATTATGTTTCTTGTTACCCACTTCAATCCTGTACTTCTTATGTTCTTCTGGAAGAACATGACAGATTCTCCATTCAAGCTAGATGTAAAGTCTCTTTTGTGTGGTTCCACTCATTAGCTGAGGGCAACTTTAAACTAGTGGATAGATCCCCAGGAGGTAGTTCAGAAATGAACTCTGGACCAGGAGTCATCATCAGAACAAGGGAAAGGATATTCCAGGAAGGAGGAAATTTGGACACAGTTTCTCTCTGTATTTAGTGTCATCTCCATCATTGCAAGATGCTGCAAGATGGTTAGTGCTGTAACAACCCTAGAAGTTAATGGCCTTCCTTGCTTTTGTGGTGGAGTGGTGATAATGACAGAGATTAAACGGATCAGTCCAAGAATAATTTTCTTTAGGCCGTTTTAGAGTTTGATGAAGGTCctcatgaacgactggtgcctcctgagacggGACGGGGGACATGGCACGGGACACAACCATTTGTAGTCAGCAGCAAGCaaggactgcccgcagatgccagtggtggtgttgtgggggtggggcaggctggagggtggcaagcggggactgcccacaggtggtgggGAGCGGGCGGCAGcgagcagcaactgcccgcagaAGCCAGTGACCAATCtcaaggggcatgtgcccctccccccccaagcaaCACCTATGAAGGTCCTTTCTGTGATCCATGTTATCACATGtacatgtttctttctttttactgtGATACTTGGCTCTCCATGGAGTGCTGAGAACAGAATTGAAatgattcctctctctctcttctctatgGGACTCTTCATGGTCACTCCCACAGCTTAGGTTAAAGCATCATTCATATAGCATATAGTTGAACTTGGATATATCAAGGAGACCAACCACATAAGGTATTGTTGCTGCATAGAAGGGCTCATGATAGGCCTCAGCTTTCTTGTTATGAAACTGGAAGGAGTAGCTAGCTATCTGTCACCTCATCTGGAGATACCAGGCCTGCCCTGCCAGAACATGGTGGTACCACCAGTCTGCTAGATCACATCTTCACACCCAGTGGTTCTGTTGTTATACTCAGGCAGCTGTGCCAGAGTGCAAAGCGCATTCTGGGAGGGCACCAGCTGCCAAATGGAAAAGAGAAggggtagatttcatagacattagggctggaagggacttcggaagatcattgagtccagcccgctgcccaaagggcaggaagtcagccggtcataggatcccagcaagataagcatccaatttactcttgaaggtgttcagtataggtgcttgaaccacctctgatggcaggctattccagaccttgggggcttggggtAGCAGAAGCCTTACTCTGCTCAGGAGAGGTGAAGTAGCTCTGCCAGTGGACTTTAAGGTTCTGACACCTGAGAGGGGCTCTGAGCTTAAGTGCCTCACTTTCACTTATATGACTAGAGTTGTACCAGAAAAACTGTCATAAACCAAGTCTGGGTGAAGGGAGAAAATCTGCCAAACAAATCAATATTATGTTTTATAGATATTGCAACAAACAATTTGGCCAGCTGGTGGGGGTGTTGCTGCTTCAGACACATTCCCATAACCAACCTAACCTGTTTCTGGTGAAATGGTAACTCTTATCACAGCTTGTATTCCTTACCTTAGCCAATAGGAGCTGTGTTCTGAAAATAGGAAGAATGAGTCACGTTcttagccccatgccctccctgagcACCACCAAGATCTTTTTCCCCTACCCAGTCTGCTGCTGAGTTTTCTGCTCCCCACACAAACTGCTGTACTGCTTCCTGTCCCATGCTCCATGCCTGATCAAAGATGCTTTGCTTTCTGATCCCTGCCCTATCTACCACTGGTGCttgtccccaccccagtctgctgtgtgccacacacaaaggctgtcCACATCACTTGTGGCAcctatgctgcaggttggccacccctgtcatagactaaatcagaaatgcgtaagctttcatgagcccaaaCTTACTTCATCAGGGGCTGTGAAAGGGCTTGCACAaagcaggcagaaggcaaggtagaggtgTACCTTATAAACCAACTGACTACAGGGTATTCAATTAGTCCAGGGTTAAATCACCCTGtgacccacagaccagatctgggtGCTGGCACCatgtcatttggcccatggggttGGGGGCCCATAAGGATCCCCACAGGCTGTGACCCTGCATGCTAGATTTGttgcacagggcctgatcccagcatacAGGAGTGGCAcaaggccccagggcccaatccctgCATGCAGGGGCCAGCTGAGGCCACAGGGGCTCAATACAGCCCACAGACCTGCTCTGTGtgcctcatctggcccacagagccaaagGGCTGAGTGCCACTGAATTAGTCCATAAAGTGCATCTCTACCCAGCCTTATACCACAGCATCTTCCTGTTGGCCCTGTTGTCTGTTTGCCTGTAGTATCTtacagggagcagaggagggtTGGATGGTAAGTCTGGGAAGTTGAGGGGTTTGAACTGGCATTTTGTACTGATGAAATGTAGGCAATTCTGAGAATGAGCATCTGTACAATGTGTGTCACTTGGAAGTTCTGCAACAGAATGTGGAAGGGAATCTGGTCACTGGCAcactttccctctctttctgccAAAAGGAGAGGAACTAGAGTGGCCCAAAAACTAGTTCCCTATTTCAAGTTTGTTGATACAGAAACAAGAAATTCATGAAGAAAAGAAGtaatttcctcccccccccgcccttttttttttttttaactaacttTGAACTTATTTCAAAGAGCAGTTTGCCAGGTCTCAAGAGccatttttaattttcagtgtTGTACAAAACCAGCCCACATTGCTACATACAAAGCAGCAACTCTTCTACCAGTATAACTTAAAAATACTGTATGCCTGGCTGgttgttggggtgtttttggctcCCTAATAATTATGGTGCACAACTCTTCATAGAAAAGGGCAAATTGATGACATGGCTCTAAGTTTTCTCAGCCTTACCCTTGCTTCTTGGAAGGCCTACTGCAAATCTTTTGCCCAACAGGACTACCTGTCCTTCTTGTAGACCTTGGGGTGCTTCCCCTCTGCAAAAGATGGAGCAAGCTTTAAGTTGCTGTGATCTGTGTGCAGTGGGGGTCAAAATCATGCCTGGGACAGTGTAGGATTATAGCTAGAAGAGTGCTGGGACCAATAAAAATAAGTGTCTGCTGATATTGAGCTGCTGTGAGTGTGATTCATATAGGAAGGCTGTGCTAGTTCAGCATCTAGATTTGGCATTAGCTTACATTAAATTTGTGCAGACATGTgcaaactagaggtgcaccagtatatcagttctctctctcagcaccaataaaaggggaAATGACATCAtcggctattggcttttttttttttactgttatagCCGATAATGTTTACagataattatgccttctggccagggccccctCTGCCCCGCAGGGCCagcttcccaccctgcccccccatgcttgtGTTCCCTTGGGAAACAGCAGGCTTCCCCTTGTAGACAGGCACCATTCTAGCCTgcagggagcaccacatgcaggcatgtgcctgcatacaTGCATATGGCCAGAAATACAGCCAGGGAAtgtggagggcagctcccactggagtctataggggaaggagtgtggtgggggtgcagattgaggcccccacggtgagggagggagagaggcaggggctgggagtgttgccagccagtgcagtgcagtgcatggCACCCAGGACCAGGatagagccatgggcagcttatGCAGGGGGGACGGGGCAACTTCCCGCCACTGCATACCCATTGAGGGAGGCATGGTAGGCATGTGCATCCCCAGATTTGTgcctggggcagatgcagggctctactctgctgcctttcccttgggagccccataCTGGCtgcgcagcccctgccctcacagcAGTAGTAAGGGCAGCAAGCTGTGGGTGGTACAACCCACAGTGGTAAGGACAGCTACTGTGTGGGTGGTACAACCCACTGCTGCCAAGCAGGCAGGGAGTGTGTGGCTGGTGTGGAGcttcctggggcaaaggcagcagagtggagagcctgAGCCCAGAGTGTACAGCCCGCATCTGCCCAAGTCCCACTCTGCTCTACTCCACTTAAAAGCATCCCTACACTTAAGGCTAAGCTACATTAACTTTGGAGAGTTTACCTCCTTCCCACCCAACTTGTGAGACTGGTTTGCTCCCAATGGGCCAAAGCTCAGGAACGCAGAAGAATGAACTCTGGCCATTTAAATAAAGCTTCTCAAGAAGGGCTAGCTGTGCAGAGGAAGAGAGGAGTTATTTCATTTCCTAAAGAGAAGACAGGGTAGCTGAATAAGCATGTAAGATACAGTCAGAACTGAAGCTTTTAGAATGCCATCCCAGGGGAAGTCAAAGCTTGAGACTGGATGCCTGAAGAAACAT
Coding sequences:
- the RPS19BP1 gene encoding active regulator of SIRT1 — protein: MSAALLRKGLELLEKTGRGADPPGRRAGLSGRPKRSGKAPRRRKVALGLDGGNATVKGRVTKSAIDEYRKNKAVNHLKKNLQYMMNTRFVANKAITQQVLTHNQGRKSKDRPPEKPKKKSESTVFTEEDFQKFEKEYFGKA